DNA sequence from the Ramlibacter agri genome:
ACTACCGCGTCTTCATCGGCACCTATCCGAACGACCAGGCCACCATCGACGAAGCGGAGAAGATGGCGCGCCGCTTCCCACAGGTGCAGCGCGTGCAGGTGCCGCACCCCGGGCCCACCTGCAAGGCCGACTGCCTGAACGCGGTGGTGGCGGCGATCTTCGACCACGAGCGCGAGCACGACATGGAGTTCGCCGGCGTGATCCTGCACGACAGCGAGGACGTGCTGCATCCGCTGGAGCTGCGCTTCTTCAACTACCTGCTGCCACGCAAGGACATGATCCAGCTGCCCGTCGCTTCGCTGGAGCGCGAGTGGTACGAGCTGGTGGCCGGCACCTACATGGACGAGTTCGCCGAGAGCCACGCCAAGGAGATGGTGGTGCGCGAGAGCGTGTCGGGCATGGTGCCCAGCGCCGGCGTCGGCACCTGCTTCTCGCGCAAGGCGCTGATGGGCCTGGTGGGCGCGACGCGCAACAAGCCCTTCAACATCGACAGCCTCACCGAGGACTACGACGTCGGCATGCGCCTGGCGCAGATGGGCATGACCTCCATCTTCGGCGTCTTCCCCGTCACCTTCCACGTCAGCCGCACCTCGTGGACCAGCAGGAAGCGCCACGAGCTGCTGCTGCAGATGCCGCTGTGCGTGCGCGAGTATTTCCCGGACCAGTTCCGCGCGGCCTACCGGCAGAAGGCGCGCTGGGTGCTGGGCATCGGCTTGCAGAGCTGGGAGCAGATCAAGTGGCGCGGCAACAGCCTGGCCTCGCGCTACCTGCTGCTGCACGACCGCAAGGGCGTGCTGACCTCGTTCGTCAGCATCTTCGCGTACATCCTGGTCGCGCACTTCATCATCTTCCACGTCGGACTCGCCACGGGATGGTGGCATGCGTACTATCCTTCGCTGTTCCAGGACGGCAGCATCTGGCGCAAGATGATCTACATCAACGCGTTCTTCCTCGCGTGGCGCGCGGCGCACCGGGTGTACTTCACCACCGAGCTGTACGGCTGGGAACACGGGCTGATGGCGCTGCCGCGCATGGTGGTGGGCAACTTCGTCAACTGCATGGCGGTGGCACGCGCCTGGAAGATGTACCTGTCCTACCTGTTCAAGGGCACGCGCCTCGCGTGGGACAAGACGGCCCACGAATTCCCGAGCAGCGCGCAGCTCGCGCGCCGGCGCCAGCGCCTCGGCGAGCTGCTGCAGTCGTGGAACGCGGTGGAGCCCGCCGCGCTGGAGCGCGCGCTGGAGAAGCAGACCGACGCCGGCCTGCCGCTGGGCCGCGTGCTCGTGTCGAACGGCTGGCTGGATGAAGAGACGCTGGCCGAAGCCATCGCCTACCAGTCCGACCTGCCGCGCGCGCATCTCTCCGCGGATCTCGTGCGGCAACACGCCAAGGACCTGCCGGTGGAACTGGCGGTGCGGCACCGCGCCATCATGATGGGCCGCAACAAGAACAACCGGCCCATCCTGGCCGTCACCAGCCCGCTGTCGGACCAGGCGCGGACGGAGATCACGCAGGCGGTCGGCCAGGAGCCGGTGCAGCGCATCGCGCGCGAAGGCGAGCTCGCCACCGCGCTGCGGCTGCTGCGCGAAACCGACCAGGACGCCAAGGCGCCGGCGGTGCCCAGCGGACCGTTGCTGGGCGACATGCTGATCGAGCGCGGGCTGCTGCGGCGCGACCAGTTCGAGGCCGCAATGCAGGAATACAAGCCGGCGCAGCACGGGCGCATCGGCGACTACCTGGTCGAGCGCGGCGTCATCGTCCGCGAGCGGCTCGACCAGGTGCTGCAGGAGCAGAAGGGCCTGTTCGCCCGGGCCGCGGCGCAATCGGAACAACAACAGAGGGGATTCTTCGGCAAGGCATCCATCCAACCCAGCTAGGGGAAGGACCCCGGAATCATTATGAGACAACAACAACGAAAGGCGC
Encoded proteins:
- a CDS encoding glycosyl transferase family protein, with the protein product MNWDLMIAEYNSGLEVLAAILALVIFVSSLDDLFIDLWYWGRRIVRRAKVERNPHYKRLTVEQLRDREEQPLALMIPAWQESDVIASMVQNMVEVLEYRNYRVFIGTYPNDQATIDEAEKMARRFPQVQRVQVPHPGPTCKADCLNAVVAAIFDHEREHDMEFAGVILHDSEDVLHPLELRFFNYLLPRKDMIQLPVASLEREWYELVAGTYMDEFAESHAKEMVVRESVSGMVPSAGVGTCFSRKALMGLVGATRNKPFNIDSLTEDYDVGMRLAQMGMTSIFGVFPVTFHVSRTSWTSRKRHELLLQMPLCVREYFPDQFRAAYRQKARWVLGIGLQSWEQIKWRGNSLASRYLLLHDRKGVLTSFVSIFAYILVAHFIIFHVGLATGWWHAYYPSLFQDGSIWRKMIYINAFFLAWRAAHRVYFTTELYGWEHGLMALPRMVVGNFVNCMAVARAWKMYLSYLFKGTRLAWDKTAHEFPSSAQLARRRQRLGELLQSWNAVEPAALERALEKQTDAGLPLGRVLVSNGWLDEETLAEAIAYQSDLPRAHLSADLVRQHAKDLPVELAVRHRAIMMGRNKNNRPILAVTSPLSDQARTEITQAVGQEPVQRIAREGELATALRLLRETDQDAKAPAVPSGPLLGDMLIERGLLRRDQFEAAMQEYKPAQHGRIGDYLVERGVIVRERLDQVLQEQKGLFARAAAQSEQQQRGFFGKASIQPS